GGACATTGAACCAAAGGGACATCAGCACAGGCATCCTAAaggaaaaggattaaaaatttCTTACGTGTGCTGGGAAGGATGCTGCTATAAGGAGCTTTGATCATACAGAGAGCATTAAATGAGGTACAGCTTGTGAAAACTGTTGCGTGTTCCTGTGGGAGCACCTCAGAGGTCTTGcatgtttctctgcttttggCAGAGCACTGAGCTGGATGAGGGTTGAGGATGCAGTCAGAGACCTCATGTAAAGATAAggattttcatgttttgttcCAGTTGCCAATGATAATGCTCCAGAACACGCACTGCGACCTGGCTTTTTGTCCACCTTTGCCCTTGCCACAGATCAGGGCAGTAAGTTAGGACTCTCCAAAAACAAAAGTATCATCTGCTATTACAATACCTACCAGGTGAGTGACCTCAGTGTGCCCTGTCCTCAGTGACATGAGCTGTTCTTGCATTACATTGAGCAAGAGAAAGAAGGTTATTTAAGCTCTGGTAGATTTTCACTAGGCTGCTATTGAagtaattttgatttatttcttacACAGCTTTAGTTAAGCCTaaatttcacagtattttttaaacttctgttACCTTTCTCAAAACTTGAGATTTACTTGTTGACAATGGGAAAGTGTAGTAGTTCTGAATTTGCAGATGTTGCTCATATGCTCTTCTGAATCTTTTATGAAGCGTTTATGTTCTTTTTTATAAACAATGTTAATAACTAGTGACACCTAGCATGAATTAAAGCACATGCAGCCTGCTTCATAGCTAATCCTGCTGCCAGTATGACTTTGAGGTAAGAACACTTCGAAATACCACTCACATTTTTCACAAATAAATTGATTATTTGTGTCCAAAAGTCCATCATCTACTACATTTCTGCTCCTTCACAAGTTCTGGTGGTCCTGAGAGCTTTTAATTATGGCTGCAGTAAACTGGCCAGCTGTCTAGCCTGCAGTGTGTCAAGCTTTGTTTGGAAATTAAGTGGGTGAGTGAGTTAGTACATTGCTTTGACTCTCTTGATGCTGCTAGCTTACTGTTGTGCCCACGGTGCCGTTTCCCTGGTAATGGAGGAACAGATATTCCTGTACAGGgaacagtattttaaaacaataaaccTGCCTGCCCTCCTGTTTCCCGTGGAGGGTGTGGTCTCCACAGTGTAATCTGCAGGgtctgcagctgaggcagggtTCTGGTGGACAGCACTCTGTAGAACAGTGGAGGTGGAGGGAAATGCCAGGTTTTccatctgcagctccctgtACTATAGGGTAAGTTCTGTTGGTGTTTTTAGCCATGAATCTTGAGAAACAGGTACACTGAAAAGTCACCTCTGTGGCTCTTGCTCCTGCTTGCCCTTTAAACTGAGGAGGCTGCTGGTTGCAGAAAGAATTTTTGTGTAAAGAATTCATCAGAGCCCTGGTGTGCACGATGTGTTAGCTGCTGGCTGAGCACTTCTCTCTCCTTGCAGGTGGTGCAGTTCAATCGCTTACCTTTGGTAGTGAGTTTCATTGCAAGCAGCAATGCCAATACAGGTATGTCTGcacatttgttttaaagattgcagtattttaataattgaaaataagtTCCCTGAATTCGCTGCAAGCTGTGTTAGCTTTGTTCCTGCTGTGAATTTTGTCAGTGTATTGTGAAAGGTGTGAGTAAAAATTGACAGATTTTAGGTGTCTTGCTGGCGTTGTTATTCTTCTAGAAGCATATTTCTCCTGTGATTAACCTTGCCCATGCTGCGTACAGTACTGGGCAGTACTGTGCTGTACAAGCCAGCTGTTGGGTCTCAGAATTTCTGTCAGCCAAGTTAACATTCTGCAGGAATGTGTGCAGATTTGTCTTCAGTTCTGTGGGGTGGGGAAGTCCTTCAGCCAGGCCCTAGCCTTGCTGGTGAGGACGTTGGCTAATGAATATGAGCAGAAAGGATTTAGTTTTGATACAGCTTCTTGGGACACAGTTATGGAAGTGGCAAGGCAGTAGTGGGGGAGAGTTGTGCTGCACTGGGTGCCTCTTTCAGTGCCAGGGACTGCAGACACCctgcctgggggtgctgcccaCTATTCACAGGAAAGTGAGTAGCTCACATGAAACATTTCAGGCTTTGAAAAGCACTGCCTGTGACttgggagggagctgtggaCTCTGGAGAGAGGCTTCTCAGTGATGTTGTTTGATGGATCATTCtgtctcttctctctttccagGGCTGATTGTAAGTTTAGAGAAGGAGCTCACGCCCCTGTTTGAAGAACTGAGGCAGGTTGTTGAAGTTTCTTAACCCGATGGTATAGCCAGAGTGCAGcattcctctgcagcccagtgGACAGAAAGATTCAATAATCATCAGTCAAATAACACGTCTTGGAAGAAATACCACAGCTCCTTAGTATACTAAGTAAGAGTAAATTGTACATAGTACTGAATCTGAAATGATCTACTAGTGTGTTGTAGGTGGATGTTACTTTAGGCCATGCTTCTTGTATTGTGCAGTACTGGAGAGCCCACCAAAATAGCTCCCATGGAGTTTAGCTCAGCCAGCTGAGCCAGGCCAGCACCATGCCCTTGGCTCCAAGGAGCAACCCCCAGATCTCCTGCTTCACAGGGCACATGGCACATGGCAGGGTGTCCTCAGGCCGGCCACCACTGCCTGTGGGAAGGCACATCAGGTGGAGGGAGTGAGCAGAGATGTGCTTGGAGGCATTGTGAGAGCAAGTGTGATAGCAGTGACTTGTCGGTACAATCAATGTCACAGCTTCCTTACACGGGGGGCACTTTGGCAAGGGAGTGCTACTAATCTGGATGCTAGCTGCATCCTGCTTCCACTAGGAAGAAAGCTGTTTCTATGGAAGGTATTGCTGTAGGGATTTTCATGATGCCTAGCTAAAAGCACCCAAACAATGTCTCACTTcttcatggggttttttgtgtaaTATGGTTGTGAAGATCTCATGTCTCATAGTCTTTGTGTGGGTTCATCACTGGTGACACTCTCAGCTTATTTACCCTTAGGTTTTcttaagtaaataaatataaataaaatacagtatttttaaatgacagagCCTGGTCCACTCTTCTGTTGCACTGTAATAACCCCACAGCACATCTGCTTGTCTCTAGAGAGAGCAGGTCTCTTAATTGTTTGTAAATGTCCAAACTCCATGAATTATACACTGAAAACTAACCAATGTGTCTCTCAGTTGGGCAGTAAGGATACCAAGtcccagggcagtgcagagATCCCGTTGCTGGGGATCAAGCCTGTGTTCTTAGCCCCATCCCTTGTTCCCTCCCACGTCCCCTTATGACacctgccaggcactgcagatctgggggacagctctgggcaggtctgtgtcccaggctgggaaaggggaTGCCATGGCCCTGTGCTCACACCTCACTGACCTGTGGTGCATCAGGCAGCATGGGGGGAAACAATGGTGCTGGAAATGACAGCTGGGAGTTCTTGTCTCAAAAAGAGATTACAGCTTGTCAGTCAAcccttttccatttaaaataagtTGGAATGGGACTTTGGTTGCTGGTCATTACAGAAGCAGCTGGAAGGTGTGTGTATTTCTGGCAAAATGTGTTTTTGTGTTCCAGCAAAGGCCTCCCCTTGCTGTTTGCTTCTGCTCAACCCATCTGTCTGTGACGGCTTCCAAGGCCACCCAAGTGCTGTTTCTTTCACTGGCTTGAGTTTGTGACACCATGTGCTGAACTTGTGCCCAGTGTTTTGTGAGGCAGCCTATTGCTGTGAAAAAGGGAAAGCAATGTTTGTGGTTTCCCCACAAGCTCTATTTCCAAGCCATGTTCACAGGACAGTGATGCTGTTGGAGAATATAAGCTCTCTCTTCCCTTTATGCTGCCTCTCTCTCACACAAACTCAGCAaaggtttttaattaaatggGAGATGCCAGTTTGTTAAAGCTTCATTAAGGGAAAAAGGAGCACAAAGCTTTAACAATACAGTGCAGGAATATAAAAGACCTGTGGTAGTTTTATAATGACATTTTATTCAGAAAAgtctgtataaaaatatttacaaatactTTAAATTTCTAAGTTGAAATAAAACGCAATTTATATGTCCTAatttagattttctttcttcttccaatGTGCTTTTGCCTTCCTCTTCTGCACTCTTCTCCCAGCAAAGGCAATTATCAGACACCTTCTGCATGATCAATACCAAACACAGACTGCAGTATTGCACAGCAGGAGAGGTTTGCAGATGCTGTTTCAGCACAAATTTGATTGTTATACAGGGAGAGAGGGTCCCCTCTCTTTGCCAGCCCTCAAGGAGGCACAGAATTGCTCAGGGGATCTTGCAGCTGGGTCAGTCTGGTCTTGAGCCTCTCCAGTGTGTCAAACTTTGCTCCCAAAATGTAACACCTATTTAGAGTACAGCACCAACATCATGGGGTTTCACTTCTTGTCTCTCTAGTGAGCCACAACGCTGTTAAATGTGTGTCCTGTGGTTTCTCTGAACCCTGGTTTGTATACAGGTGTGCTTACATGATGCTGTTCCCCATTACCTACAGATGCTGTTTGAAACAAACATTCCCTTGTAGCCATCACTGTGGAATAAAGCTAAACCATACAGAAGTTTGTTTGACATCTGTCACTTTGAAAAGGCCCTTGAAATACTACTCTCTGGATTGCAATATAGATACTATTTACAAAATGtaattctgtcatttttcttttggtttaaaGCCTAAACAGGTAGTAAAAAGATATTTAATGTTTCCAGAAAGGAcctgttttaaataaaaggttCAAGGTTACAGAATATGATACCAGTGCTTAGTTGTGATGCAGCTTGTAATAAATTAATGAGTGCTCTGAATAACCCCAAAAGTTTTGAATAGTGCCCACTTCTGTGATTAGGTGGCAGGAGTTTGAATTAAGTGCATTACAGGCATACACCACACGCATCAAACCCACACTCTGGTTCTGCAACCATCCCCACGCGTGactcagcagccccagagcacccagagctgcaggatcccgtgtgtgcagagctgggtgacCTCTGTGAGGGGCACAGAGAGCACTGGAGACCTGAGGCTGCCCTCTGGTAAGCAATGCCTTCCCTTGGAGAGAGGCAATTCCTGCCCGTGGAGCAGGAGCGCTGGCACACCGCTAGGAACTGAGGGTGGCGCTACgctcctccagctgcttccGTATCCGTGACTGCAACAGAAAGACAGCCCATTTACTGCTTGGCTGCATGCATGTGGCTGAGTACAACCCACCCAATTCCTCGTAGTTTTATAGGAAGTAGTGCTTTCAAGCCTTTACACTGTCTCCTCATTCCTGCCATCATGACCCAGGACACGCGGTCTGGGCTGATGATCAGTATTGTTTACCAAGCACATATAATGACATCCTTAGAGatggaagtaattttttcttacaAATGAGTGTGCCTGTAAAAGTGCATCCCAAAAACGCTGAAGTGGGTTTGCAGAGAGATACATTATGCCCCTGTGCATGGCACTgatgaggccacaccttgacTGCTGTGTacagttttgggcccctcagTTCAAGAAGGTGTCTGATTCCAGAAAAGGGCAGTGGAGGGGAAGGGGCTAGATCATGAgtcctatgaggagcagctgatggagctggggttgtttagcctggggaagaggaggttCTGGGGTGACCTTATtactccctgaaaggaggggGTAGCCAGCTGggtgttggtctcttctcccaggcaaccagtgacaggatgagaggacatagcctcaagctgtgccaggggaggtttagactggacatcaggaggaatttcttcacagaaggggTTGTTAGACATTGGgaatgagctgcccagggaggtggtggagtcaccattcctggaggtgcTTAATAAAAGACAGGGTGTGGCTATGACACTCAGTGCCACAGTGTCTAGTTAACAAGGTTGTGACTgatcaaaggttggacttgatgacctcagaggtcctttccaacctaattgattctgtgattatgtgaaAATGCATATTCCAATCTAGCTGgcctggcagccagagcaagTTCTCCCTTGTTGGAGGTGCTGAGAGCTGTAGCCCTTGGGTGCCCCAgtcctgggggctgtgctggcagtagCAGCACACATCACCTTACCAGTTTCCACCGCAGGATTTTAATCCACTCGTCAGCTTCTATCCCCGTTTTTGCACACAGGTAGTATGTCCTTAGTGGGAACACTAAACTGCAAGTAAACAAAGCTTTCTTAAGTTGCTAGAACAACTGGCAGTTCTCCACAAAACTGAGCCCAGCTGGCCTATGCCAGCAGTTGCTGAGACAGAGCAGGACTGTCTCTGGGAGGCTGAGCTCCCCTTCAGCCACCAGGAGGGAGATTAACCAAGAATGGGTGACAGCCTTTTACAGCCCAGGGTCCTTAAGGACAAGGACCCTTCTAAGGATAAAAGACCCACATTTGGGCACAGAAGAGGTTACCATGGGACCTGTATCAGTGTCTGACCCCAAGATCCATGAGTCTCGGTGATGATTATAGATGTTCACAGAATTAGAAATGCCCACTACACATGGGCCCACCTTTTGCCAGGAGTAATTTGGCAAAGCCATGCAGGACTGACAGAGATTGTCTGACAGAAAGAGACTTGTGAGTTAGAGGATGAGCAGGGTCACAACCACCAAAGGACCTTTCAGAAACATACATtgtttatatttcaaaattccCTTTGAACTTCCCAGCAACATGGAGAAAATCCTGCAACCTACCAGAAACAATTGACTCTTTCCTGGGAATAGTCAAATTGCACAGCTGAGCATTCAGTTAAGTCAAGTGCTCGAATTGGTTCCGTAGCCttgaagagaaaatgttttaaaatgtggaCACATGAAAACAGAAGATAAGGCTATCTCTCTTCATCTTCAGTGCATCTAGACTTTTACAGGCACCTCCACAGGTTTTTCCAGGCATAGTTACAATGGCTGTAACACTATAAGCACAAACTAACAAGCATCAGTGGTATGACACAAAGTGAGCTTAATACAAAAAATGCAGGGCTGTTCACATCTGGACAAGCAACAGAGGAGATCTCTACTGCAGGAATGTTTGAGCTACATGGAGGCTGCTGAGGGTTTGGCTGAAGCCTTGCAATGTGACTGACACGGCAGCAAACCTGGCACCACTTTCAGCCAAGGTTTACAGACACAAAGGCATGGGTATAGGGCCTATCAGACCAGCCAGCTGTTAGAGATTGAATTAATTCCTAAGTGCCTTAAAAGGATGAAGCTGGGTCAGGACAAATGTAGAAGTAAAGCCAAAGTAGTGCTTGCAGCAGAAGTGATAGATTTGGCTGCCTGAGAAGCATGTGTGCACAAACACAcgcacatatatatgtgtgtaaaAGTTTCTTTGGACGAGCTCAGGTGCAGGGATTGTGTATAAGAGCAACCCATCTCCCTTAGGAGTTTCATTCTCCCTAAGTGTGAGAGCTCTTCCTCCATTTGTTTCAGCCTCACATTGTTAAGGCCTCAGAAGAGACAGCTTAATTGCTTTCTTCCCAAACAGCCTTAGCTGTTTCCATGGTCCTTCAGCAGGTGTATGGAGGTGTCTGCTGCTCTCTCATCTTCCCTTAATATTTTTGCTGACTCAGTGGCTGTTAGTAACACCCTACATCAGAAGAAAGCCCCTCGGGCTGAGGTGTGATACCAAATACTACCCCAGGGTTAGCTGCAGGCTAACCTGCCCACCTGTAGGTCCCTGCAACCCCACAGCAACAACAGGAGTGCCAGGAgacactggagctgctgcctggaaggAGACTGTAGTCCTGACAAATACAGGAGTTCTGCTTGCCTGGTAAGTCACTAATGGAGTGCTGCTCTTTGAAATGCTATCCTGCAAACTTAACTCAAGCTGTCTTgagctgaaatgaaaactgGTGGAAAGCCCTGCAAAAACATAACTGTTTAGAAATGGTAATGTTTGGTGAGAGAGGGCTCTTGTGTCTGCTCTTGAGTAAAAATCTGTTAGAGGCTTGAAACAGGGCTTGGCAGAGATGAACAGTTTGGATGTGTTTATGAAGGAACCTCAAACAAAGGCATTGTAAGGGCAAAGAAACTCCAGCTATGTTTCTTATCTTTACTCAGATCAAGATAGAAATGGAGCAGCAACTGTAAGGATGCTGCAGATTGATCTTTGtcagaaggaatttttaaatgaatagtTTTTCATGTATCCTGCGAGACCACTTGAAATAAGAGGATGAAATCAAAGAATGCAAAGGATACTACCAGTATTTTCAGAACTATTTTAGCAGCATGCCCTCTGTCAGGTTGTGTCTGAGCTACAAATAAAGGTTGTGTTGTGCTGGTAGCTTAAAATTCACttaacaaagcaaaacaaaaatgtattctaggccaggttgggcagggcttggaacagcctggtctagtggaaggtgtctctgcctgTGGTGGAGAGCTTGGAAGAAGAAGATCTTTgacatcccttccaacccaaactattccatgattctttgCAAAAAATCCCTGTAAATTCTATCCAGTAGCTAAGACTGGCAGAGGACAGTAAATGTAAAACTTACTTTCTCTTGTTCAAGTCATCAGCAAAACTGACTTTACTTGACAGGTTTGACCCCTCTGACAGTTTGGGAAGCTTTTTTCCAAGCTTTAGCTTGGAAAGCTGTGATACAGGTGTGAGAAGCCAGAGAGAcaagaggctgcagctgcctgtgtaGATGTTTAAAAGGTGGAATTGGTGTTTGCTACTTACTGTCTGGTCTTTGAAGTACTTCAGTTCATTCCTATGCAGTGTAAACCACcttgttttccagctctgaaaGATCAAGAATGAATGGTAACTGTTTTGGGAGAGTTTAGTCTAAAACTtcttgggaaagaaaaactttCAAAGCTGCTGGCTTGCCCTGGTTTacagctgtgctttgctgttgCTCAAAACACAAACTGTTCCTCTCTGCAGGGAAATACAGGTGGAACAATTTCAGCTCCATGTTGTCTTTAGCTTCTGTGGGTGATCAGAGAGTGGAAGCAACAAGTAAGAGTTTTCCTTACCTTGactattttgcctttttttatcAAATATCCTTCTTTGGTACCAAGCTGTgaagtaagaaagaaagaaagggattGTGGTTagaggctgagctctgcttccATGTCCCACATCCCCCTCTTTGCCAACATTGGGAAGATGCATCAGTTCTTTGGGAAACTCCCCAGAGTCACTTCAGTGCTCCCCCTGGGCTGATCCAGCTGTCTTAGGGTGAAcatggagcagtgctggctctggagcagcccccaggctgtgcctcccccagggagctcctgccctgccccttcTCAGCCAAACACACCAAAATAGCTGCAGTTACACTTCATTTAGTGAAGCTGGATGGCTGTCCCTGTAGGTGTTGTGACCAGGAGCACATGGGGTTTAACTGACAGCAGAATTATCCCCAGAAAAGGCTCCTCAAATGCAACCAGGGGAAAGTGCTGTTTTACTGAGCTGCTCTCTTCTCTCAACCAGGCCCATGCTGGACAGGAAAAACCTGTTATGTTCAGTGTGCTTTTGGAAAAATTGGGGTTTGAACCGTTTCTCTGTCATCATGAGTGACACTTGGACATTATCACTTCTTAGATACTGAAATTCTCTGCAGGGACCTGGCTGTGAGATCTCTGAAAATCAAAATCCTGACAAGTTACTGCTTgttcttgaaaaaaatgttacctTATTATTGGTGGTGTGTGGAACTCAAGCTTCTTTGGAGGTTAAAGTGTAACTTGGTGATGAAGAGTTGGTTGTGAGACACATCATAAGTGGTTCTTCTCGCAACTTCATTGACCCATATTAACATaattcttcctcttcccccccaaaaatacagtatataattaaaatactttCCTCTCTGTTCAGAGCAAACTGTTTTGGAGAAACCACCTGTCTCACTTATACGTGAGTTACAAGGGATTTAGAGGCTCCAACTGCTGTTCAAGTGAGTCTCAAATGTCAGAATAGGTGGCCCAAAtgtatatgattttttttttgtatgcattttttaaaaattcacaataattttaataatgattattctaaataaattattctaaaaGATAACATGAGAATGAAAATCTTTCATATAGTCTTTGTTTGGATAGTCAGACTCACCCAGGTTTTTACCAGGGGACAGTATTGAAGTGACAACAATTATAAAAGCCTTTATTTGCCATGGGCCTGTACTGAGCAAGTCTGTATTTGCTTTGCCTTGTTTGGCAGAGACTTCCCGTATTTACAAACCCACAGAGGGATTAATAACCAGTCTTACTCCATAGCTCACTCCAACAATCATGCTAGGCTCAGGCCAGGAGCACCCCTCCCACCAGAACACAACTTACTGAGGGAGCATTTGGGACAAGGTCACTTTCTGTCCTTCCTGTCTGCATTGCAGTGTGAACTCGGACAGACTCATAAATGGAAGGTTCCTCCACTTGCCGTGGGTAGGGATGCTTCAAGACAATTAAAGTTCCTGACAGAAAAGAGCAGGAGTAATCCATTTGGCAAGTCCAGCTTAGAAAATAACTTGTCGGTAGCTATATCTCTGAGGAATGGTTAATTTCACCTtctcctaaaattaaaaaggcagCTGTGAAAACTGTAAATAGATGGTACCTTTTCAAAACCTTTACCCTTGCAAATGCTTGCATGAAGTCTCTtgacattttaaattgctttccTGCCCCAGAGGCTGGCTTGGAGGGTGGGCAGGATGCTAAACTAGACACGAGGCATAGGAGTCATGGGGTTTGCCAACATGCCACTAGCTGGTGCTTAAATCACCTAATCTGTCAGAGCTTGGGTACAGACTTCCTAACAGTAAACCCACGTTACCATCACCCTCAACTGTTTTTaccacagctcttcccagtTAAACTTTTCATTGTAgacattcttctttttctccaagtAAGGTCATGTTTATTGCATGttccctgaaaaaaacctgcattcTCAATAGTGAATGTATTGTACTTTTCAAAATAGTATTTTTGTACTTTTAGTACAATAGTACTATTGTACTT
The window above is part of the Molothrus ater isolate BHLD 08-10-18 breed brown headed cowbird chromosome 4, BPBGC_Mater_1.1, whole genome shotgun sequence genome. Proteins encoded here:
- the LAMTOR3 gene encoding ragulator complex protein LAMTOR3, with product MADDLKRFLYKKLPSVEGLHAIVVSDRDGVPVIKVANDNAPEHALRPGFLSTFALATDQGSKLGLSKNKSIICYYNTYQVVQFNRLPLVVSFIASSNANTGLIVSLEKELTPLFEELRQVVEVS
- the DAPP1 gene encoding dual adapter for phosphotyrosine and 3-phosphotyrosine and 3-phosphoinositide; its protein translation is MAQRREPRPAAPLERELLALGWYHDNLTRHAAEALLLSNGQDGSYLLRKSNEREDLYSLSVRGKDSVKHFHVEHTGTSFKFGFNEFSSLKELVMHFANQPLIGSETGTLIVLKHPYPRQVEEPSIYESVRVHTAMQTGRTESDLVPNAPSLGTKEGYLIKKGKIVKSWKTRWFTLHRNELKYFKDQTATEPIRALDLTECSAVQFDYSQERVNCFCLVFPLRTYYLCAKTGIEADEWIKILRWKLSRIRKQLEERSATLSS